Proteins co-encoded in one Streptomyces roseochromogenus subsp. oscitans DS 12.976 genomic window:
- a CDS encoding low temperature requirement protein A: MTSSSAPAPVSPGAPQSSGPLRRLTARGRDEAHRVSSPLELFFDLCFVVAIAQAGVQLVHAVAEGHAGDGILNYAMQFFAIWWAWMNFTWFASAYDNDDALYRVVTLVQIAGVLVLAAGISQAFQRHDYLVVWLGYLIMRLAMAAQWLRAARSAEGAERAMALRYACGVLLCLVGWLGLVVLPGPARPWVFLVMAIVEMCVPLFAEKNYGTAWHPHHIAERYGLFTIIVLGETISAATFAVKSAVDEHDALGELLPIAAGGLLIVFSAWWIYFVVPIHGHLRSNGQAFLWGYGHYLIFASAAAIGAGLEVAVEHAVGKNHISTLSASAAVTLPTALYLLTVWALHSRHFKVGIAQQLVLPVTALLVICCTFLGDWAVLAAGLVSAAAVATGVTLTARMTGRERAASATAPAA, encoded by the coding sequence ATGACGTCGAGTTCCGCTCCGGCGCCCGTCTCCCCGGGCGCACCACAATCCTCCGGACCGCTGCGGCGGCTCACCGCGCGCGGACGCGACGAGGCGCACCGGGTCTCCTCGCCGCTAGAGCTCTTCTTCGACCTGTGCTTCGTCGTGGCGATCGCGCAGGCGGGTGTGCAACTGGTGCACGCCGTCGCCGAGGGGCATGCGGGCGACGGCATCCTCAACTACGCCATGCAGTTCTTCGCCATCTGGTGGGCCTGGATGAACTTCACCTGGTTCGCCTCGGCGTACGACAACGACGACGCGCTCTACCGGGTCGTCACCCTGGTGCAGATCGCCGGTGTCCTGGTGCTGGCCGCCGGAATCTCCCAGGCCTTTCAGCGTCACGACTACCTGGTGGTCTGGCTCGGCTACCTGATCATGCGGCTGGCGATGGCCGCGCAGTGGCTGAGAGCCGCGAGATCAGCCGAGGGCGCCGAGAGAGCCATGGCGTTGCGGTACGCGTGCGGTGTGCTGCTGTGCCTGGTCGGCTGGCTCGGACTGGTGGTGTTGCCCGGGCCCGCGCGGCCCTGGGTGTTCCTCGTGATGGCGATCGTGGAAATGTGCGTGCCGCTGTTCGCCGAGAAGAACTACGGGACCGCCTGGCATCCCCACCACATCGCCGAACGGTACGGCCTGTTCACCATCATCGTGCTCGGTGAGACGATCTCCGCGGCAACCTTCGCCGTGAAGTCGGCCGTGGACGAACACGATGCGCTGGGCGAGTTGCTTCCGATCGCGGCGGGCGGGCTCCTGATCGTCTTCTCCGCGTGGTGGATCTACTTCGTTGTGCCCATCCACGGCCATCTGCGCTCCAACGGGCAGGCGTTCCTGTGGGGCTACGGGCACTACCTGATCTTCGCCTCCGCCGCGGCGATCGGCGCCGGCCTGGAGGTGGCCGTCGAACACGCGGTCGGCAAGAACCACATCTCCACGCTGTCCGCGTCTGCAGCCGTGACGCTGCCCACGGCGCTGTACCTGCTGACCGTCTGGGCGCTCCACTCAAGGCACTTCAAAGTCGGCATCGCCCAGCAGCTGGTGCTGCCGGTCACGGCGCTGCTGGTGATCTGCTGCACCTTCCTGGGCGACTGGGCGGTGCTCGCGGCGGGGCTCGTGTCCGCGGCCGCGGTCGCGACCGGAGTGACGCTGACGGCGCGCATGACCGGCCGGGAGCGCGCGGCGAGCGCCACCGCGCCGGCCGCCTGA
- a CDS encoding S-methyl-5'-thioadenosine phosphorylase — translation MANAEIGVIGGSGFYSFLDHVTEVQVDTPYGPPSDSLFFGEIAGRRVAFLPRHGRGHHLPPHRINYRANLWALRSVGVRQVLGPCAVGGLRPEYGPGTLLVPDQFVDRTKSRAQTYFDGLPLPDGTVPNVVHVSMADPYCPTGRTVALKAARGRNWEPVDGGTLVVVEGPRFSTRAESLWHQAQGWSVVGMTGHPEAALARELELCYTSLTLVTDLDAGAETGEGVSHEEVLQVFAANVDRLRGVLFDAVAALPETGARDCLCVNALGGMDPGFELP, via the coding sequence ATGGCGAACGCAGAGATCGGCGTAATCGGTGGTTCAGGCTTCTACTCGTTCCTCGACCACGTGACCGAGGTCCAGGTGGACACCCCGTACGGGCCGCCCAGCGACTCCCTCTTCTTCGGCGAGATCGCCGGCCGGCGGGTCGCCTTCCTGCCCCGGCACGGCCGCGGCCACCACCTGCCGCCGCATCGCATCAACTACCGCGCCAACCTGTGGGCGCTCCGCTCCGTCGGCGTACGTCAGGTTCTCGGCCCCTGCGCGGTGGGCGGGCTGCGGCCCGAGTACGGCCCCGGCACCCTGCTGGTGCCGGACCAGTTCGTGGACCGTACGAAGTCCCGGGCGCAGACGTACTTCGACGGGTTGCCGCTGCCTGACGGCACGGTGCCGAATGTCGTGCACGTCTCCATGGCCGACCCGTACTGCCCCACCGGACGGACGGTCGCCCTGAAGGCTGCCCGGGGGCGGAACTGGGAACCGGTGGATGGCGGCACGCTGGTCGTGGTCGAGGGGCCGCGCTTCTCGACGCGCGCCGAATCGTTGTGGCACCAGGCGCAGGGCTGGTCGGTCGTGGGCATGACCGGTCACCCCGAAGCGGCGCTCGCCCGGGAACTGGAGCTGTGCTACACGTCGCTCACCCTGGTCACCGACCTGGACGCCGGCGCCGAGACCGGCGAGGGTGTCTCGCACGAAGAGGTGCTGCAGGTCTTCGCCGCGAACGTGGACCGGCTGCGCGGCGTGCTGTTCGACGCCGTGGCGGCACTGCCGGAGACCGGGGCGCGGGACTGTCTGTGCGTGAACGCACTCGGCGGGATGGATCCGGGCTTCGAGCTGCCGTAA
- the mscL gene encoding large conductance mechanosensitive channel protein MscL, producing the protein MSAKQEPSVWQGFKAFLMRGNVVDLAVAVVIGAAFTNIVNSVVKGIINPLVGAIGTQNLDNYSTCLSPSCKGTHGIQLMWGSVLGAALTFVITATVVYFLMVLPMSKYLARQEARKKARAGTQEAIEVTELEVLKEIRDALVAQRGSGHDER; encoded by the coding sequence GTGAGCGCGAAGCAGGAACCGAGCGTCTGGCAGGGCTTCAAGGCCTTTCTGATGCGCGGCAACGTCGTCGATCTGGCAGTCGCGGTGGTCATCGGAGCCGCGTTCACGAACATCGTGAACTCGGTGGTGAAAGGGATCATCAACCCGCTGGTCGGCGCGATCGGCACACAGAACCTGGACAACTACAGCACGTGTCTCAGCCCCTCGTGCAAGGGGACGCACGGCATCCAGCTGATGTGGGGCTCCGTGCTCGGCGCCGCCCTGACCTTCGTGATCACGGCCACGGTGGTGTACTTCCTGATGGTGCTGCCGATGTCCAAGTATCTGGCACGGCAGGAGGCCCGCAAGAAGGCGCGCGCGGGCACGCAGGAGGCCATCGAGGTGACCGAGCTGGAGGTGCTCAAGGAGATCCGCGACGCCTTGGTCGCGCAGCGCGGGTCCGGGCACGACGAGCGCTAG
- a CDS encoding L,D-transpeptidase, with product MTTPDITARRALGACAALMVGALTLTACGGSANATSDGKDSPKTSTANIVISAKDGSTDASINATGVKVSGGKLTDVKMTVAGTGQAVTGAISADGSSWKPKEQLERGTKYEIGATAKDADGRTAAANSIFTTVTSANSFIGTYTPDNGATVGVGMPVSFTFDKSISDKKAVQSHITVNSSGGQQVVGHWFGDRRLDFRPQEYWKAGSKVTMKIDLDGVEGAKGVYGVQKKTVSFTIGRSQVSTVDANTQTMTVVRDGKTIKSVPISAGSAQHTTYNGQMVISEKFVQTRMNGSTVGFGGEYDIPDVPHAMRLTSSGTFIHGNYWYSKGDPPFGRQGTSHGCIGLADVQGAQGATSAKWFFDNTLVGDVVIVKNSPDTTVAPDNGLNGWNMSWSAWAAGSAV from the coding sequence GTGACAACGCCGGACATTACAGCGCGGCGCGCACTGGGGGCCTGTGCCGCCCTGATGGTCGGCGCCCTCACCCTGACCGCTTGTGGTGGCAGCGCCAATGCGACCAGCGACGGCAAGGACTCCCCCAAGACGTCGACGGCGAACATCGTGATCTCGGCCAAGGACGGTTCGACCGACGCATCCATCAACGCGACCGGCGTGAAGGTCAGCGGCGGCAAGCTGACCGACGTGAAGATGACCGTGGCGGGGACGGGGCAGGCCGTGACCGGGGCGATATCGGCGGACGGCAGCAGCTGGAAGCCGAAGGAGCAGCTGGAGCGCGGGACGAAGTACGAGATAGGTGCGACCGCGAAGGACGCGGACGGGCGTACGGCGGCCGCCAATTCCATCTTCACCACCGTCACGTCGGCGAACAGCTTCATCGGCACCTACACGCCGGACAACGGCGCCACGGTCGGAGTGGGTATGCCGGTGTCGTTCACGTTCGACAAGTCGATCAGCGACAAGAAGGCCGTGCAGTCGCACATCACGGTCAACTCCAGTGGTGGTCAGCAGGTGGTGGGGCACTGGTTCGGGGACCGGCGGCTGGATTTCCGGCCGCAGGAGTACTGGAAGGCCGGTTCCAAAGTCACGATGAAGATCGACCTGGACGGGGTCGAGGGCGCGAAGGGCGTCTACGGAGTGCAGAAGAAGACCGTCTCCTTCACCATCGGGCGGTCGCAGGTCTCCACGGTCGACGCCAACACGCAGACGATGACGGTGGTGCGGGACGGCAAGACGATCAAGTCGGTGCCGATCTCCGCGGGCAGCGCGCAGCACACCACGTACAACGGGCAGATGGTGATCTCCGAGAAGTTCGTGCAGACCCGCATGAACGGCTCGACGGTCGGCTTCGGCGGCGAGTACGACATCCCGGACGTGCCGCACGCGATGCGGCTGACGTCGTCGGGGACGTTCATCCACGGCAACTACTGGTACAGCAAGGGCGACCCGCCGTTCGGCCGGCAGGGCACCAGCCACGGCTGCATCGGCCTCGCGGACGTGCAGGGCGCGCAGGGGGCGACCTCGGCCAAGTGGTTCTTCGACAACACGCTCGTCGGGGACGTTGTGATCGTGAAGAACTCCCCCGACACGACGGTCGCTCCGGACAACGGGCTCAACGGCTGGAACATGTCGTGGAGCGCCTGGGCCGCCGGAAGTGCCGTCTGA
- a CDS encoding P1 family peptidase — translation MTVDAITDVAGVRVGHATRSGDGWLTGTTVVLAPDDGAVVAVDVRGGGPGTKETDALDPRNVVNRVDAVVLTGGSAYGLDAASGVMAWLEEQRRGVRVGTDPAHVVPVVPAACVFDLGRGGDFRARPDAGTGRAAVEAAAETAPGARVPEGCVGAGAGAVAGQIKGGVGTASSVLDSGITVAALAVVNAAGSVIEPESGALYGELCQGRVEYPEESVHEAARRRLDEAAVRKAPPPLNTTLAVVATDANLSKAQAQKLAGTAHDGIARAVRPVHLLHDGDTVFALATGARSLAEHPLGLNEILAAGADVVTRAIVRGVRAAESVDGPGGTWPSYRELYGAR, via the coding sequence ATGACAGTTGACGCAATCACGGACGTCGCCGGAGTGCGGGTGGGGCACGCCACCCGCAGCGGGGACGGCTGGCTCACCGGCACCACGGTCGTTCTTGCTCCGGACGACGGCGCAGTCGTCGCTGTGGACGTGCGCGGCGGCGGCCCCGGCACCAAGGAGACCGACGCGCTCGACCCGCGCAACGTCGTGAACCGGGTCGATGCGGTGGTGCTGACCGGCGGCAGCGCGTACGGGCTCGACGCGGCGTCCGGTGTGATGGCCTGGCTGGAGGAGCAGCGGCGCGGGGTGCGGGTGGGGACGGACCCGGCACACGTCGTGCCGGTTGTGCCCGCCGCGTGCGTCTTCGATCTGGGGCGCGGCGGAGACTTCCGCGCGCGACCGGACGCGGGCACGGGACGCGCGGCGGTGGAGGCCGCGGCGGAGACTGCGCCTGGGGCGCGGGTGCCGGAGGGGTGCGTCGGGGCCGGCGCGGGCGCCGTGGCGGGACAGATCAAGGGCGGGGTGGGCACCGCGAGCTCGGTCCTCGACTCGGGGATCACCGTGGCCGCGCTGGCGGTCGTGAACGCTGCGGGGTCGGTGATCGAGCCCGAGTCGGGGGCGCTGTACGGGGAGTTGTGTCAGGGGCGGGTGGAGTATCCCGAGGAGAGCGTGCACGAGGCCGCGCGCCGGCGCCTCGACGAAGCCGCCGTCAGGAAGGCGCCGCCCCCGCTCAACACGACGCTGGCGGTGGTCGCGACCGACGCGAACCTCTCCAAAGCGCAGGCACAGAAGCTGGCGGGCACGGCGCACGACGGGATCGCGCGCGCCGTTCGGCCGGTGCACCTCTTGCACGACGGGGACACGGTGTTCGCGCTGGCGACCGGTGCACGCTCGCTCGCCGAGCACCCGTTGGGGCTCAATGAGATCCTTGCCGCCGGCGCGGATGTCGTGACGCGCGCGATCGTGCGGGGGGTGCGCGCCGCCGAGTCGGTGGACGGGCCGGGCGGGACATGGCCGTCATACAGGGAGTTGTACGGGGCGCGGTAG
- a CDS encoding FmdB family zinc ribbon protein has translation MPTYQYQCTECGEGLEAVQKFTDDALTECPNCSGRLKKVFSAVGIVFKGSGFYRNDSRGSTSSSSPASKSSSTSSAGSSSSDSKPSSSSSASSSAA, from the coding sequence GTGCCGACCTACCAGTACCAGTGCACCGAGTGCGGCGAGGGCCTTGAGGCGGTGCAGAAGTTCACCGATGACGCCCTGACCGAGTGCCCCAACTGCAGTGGCCGCCTGAAGAAGGTGTTCTCCGCGGTCGGCATCGTCTTCAAGGGCTCCGGCTTCTACCGCAACGACTCCCGCGGCTCCACGTCGAGCAGCAGCCCGGCGTCGAAGTCGTCGAGCACGTCGTCGGCCGGCTCCTCCTCATCCGACTCCAAGCCGTCCTCGTCGAGCTCCGCCAGCAGCTCCGCGGCCTGA
- a CDS encoding RcpC/CpaB family pilus assembly protein, with protein MPRSSSSSNPSPTSPWPSRPFPPSPHSRSSAPPNRSPFPPPLRLPRPLGTDAPATCDVPQFPPVRVRGGRYQLQRLVRHRRRAIAAGLAVTAAALVAAGPYTAPEPHRAEQARGHPVTEHVRRHSAVETVAAPVRIADAAAVQLLRPGDRVDVIAAEDPSAGGVARVLARGVRVTKVPEPVEGGAESGALVVLSVPRAAAARLVGASATARLAVTLC; from the coding sequence ATGCCTCGGTCCTCGTCGTCCTCGAATCCGTCCCCGACTTCGCCCTGGCCCTCTCGTCCCTTTCCTCCTTCTCCGCACTCTCGCTCTTCTGCCCCACCCAACCGCTCTCCTTTCCCCCCTCCCCTTCGGCTCCCGCGCCCGCTGGGCACGGACGCCCCCGCGACCTGTGACGTTCCGCAGTTCCCTCCGGTACGCGTACGCGGGGGGCGTTACCAGCTGCAGCGGCTCGTACGGCACCGCAGGCGGGCCATCGCGGCCGGCCTCGCGGTGACCGCGGCCGCGCTCGTCGCCGCGGGACCGTACACCGCCCCCGAACCGCACCGCGCGGAACAGGCCCGCGGTCACCCGGTCACAGAGCACGTACGCCGGCACTCGGCCGTGGAGACAGTGGCGGCGCCGGTGCGGATCGCCGATGCGGCCGCGGTCCAGCTCCTACGGCCCGGTGACCGCGTCGACGTGATCGCCGCCGAGGACCCCTCGGCCGGAGGCGTCGCCCGGGTGCTCGCGCGCGGTGTACGGGTGACCAAGGTGCCCGAGCCTGTGGAGGGCGGAGCCGAGAGCGGGGCGCTGGTCGTGTTGTCGGTGCCGCGTGCCGCTGCGGCACGGCTCGTCGGCGCGAGCGCCACGGCACGCCTGGCGGTGACGCTGTGCTGA
- a CDS encoding DUF6227 family protein: protein MSVPYETAAYEPAESPESPEEHLARLLGRALNSFELPDDVIRRLDCALAHDSSLHSAYHSAGLHRETYRHTWLLADGSAVTLWELVHNPTPGAAPEHEVYVDEEELQTATARLGLSPDTPEFELPALMRLWAIPEPRHVFASDDSADHARRLLRRAENPDRPDAETAALLATATAHEITQAFGRPGRAGRAGLSYALYEHAFLLPDDREISLWEVEHTATPDGRHMCEVYMSEDAARDAMERRAARQG, encoded by the coding sequence TTGAGCGTTCCGTACGAGACAGCAGCGTACGAACCAGCCGAGTCGCCCGAGTCTCCGGAGGAGCATCTCGCGCGACTCCTCGGTCGCGCCCTGAACTCCTTCGAGCTGCCCGACGACGTGATACGGCGGCTCGACTGCGCGCTGGCGCACGACAGTTCGCTGCACTCGGCGTACCACAGCGCGGGGCTGCACCGGGAGACGTACCGGCACACCTGGCTGCTCGCCGACGGCAGTGCGGTCACGCTGTGGGAGCTCGTACACAACCCGACGCCGGGCGCCGCCCCGGAGCACGAGGTGTACGTCGACGAGGAAGAGCTGCAGACGGCCACGGCGCGGCTCGGACTGTCGCCGGACACTCCGGAGTTCGAGCTGCCCGCGCTGATGCGGCTGTGGGCGATTCCGGAGCCCCGGCACGTGTTCGCCTCCGATGACTCGGCCGACCACGCGCGCCGGCTCCTGCGCCGTGCGGAGAATCCAGACCGGCCCGATGCGGAGACGGCGGCACTGCTGGCGACCGCGACCGCACACGAGATCACGCAGGCGTTCGGGCGCCCGGGGCGCGCCGGGCGTGCGGGGCTGAGCTACGCGCTGTATGAGCACGCGTTCCTGCTGCCGGACGACCGTGAGATCTCCCTGTGGGAGGTCGAGCACACGGCGACGCCGGACGGGCGGCACATGTGCGAGGTGTACATGTCGGAGGACGCAGCCCGGGACGCGATGGAACGGCGCGCGGCGCGGCAGGGGTAG